One window of the Manihot esculenta cultivar AM560-2 chromosome 14, M.esculenta_v8, whole genome shotgun sequence genome contains the following:
- the LOC110599708 gene encoding subtilisin-like protease SBT2.5 produces the protein MVVQLLCSVLVLLLLLPTGKPEIYIVTMDGEPVISYKGGVPGFEPIAEDSDEKIDATSQLVTSYAQHLEEKHDMLLGSLFDHGAYKKLYSYKHLINGFAVHISPEQAETLRCAPGVKSVERDWKVRRLTTHTPQFLGLPTGVWPTGGGFDRAGENIVIGFVDSGIYPHHPSFATHSTNPYEPLPNYRGKCEVDPNTKKDFCNGKIIGAQHFAEAAIAAGAFNPSIDFASPMDGDGHGSHTAAIAAGNNGVPVRMHGHEFGKASGMAPHARIAVYKALYRLFGGFVADVVAAIDQAVHDGVDILNLSVGPNSPPATTKTTFLNPFDATLLAAVKAGVFVAHAAGNGGPFPKTLVSYSPWITSVAAAVDDRRYKNHLTLGNGKILAGIGLSPSTHPNQTYTLVAANDVLLDSSVMKYSPSDCQRPELLNKNLVEGNILLCGYSFNFVSGTASVKKVSETAKSLGAIGFALAVENVYPGAKFDPVPVGVPGILITEVPKSMDLIDYYNISTPRDWTGRVKSFNATGSIGDGLMPILHKSAPQVALFSARGPNIKDFSFQDADLLKPDILAPGSLIWAAWSPNGTDEPNYVGEGFAMISGTSMAAPHIAGIAALVKQKHPHWSPAAIKSALMTTSTQLDRAERPLQAQQYSETETMKLVTATPFDYGSGHVNPKAALDPGLIFDAGYEDYLGFLCTTPGIDSHEIKNYTNSPCNYTMNHPSNFNGPSITVSHLVKTQTFTRTVTNVAEEETYVITTRMQPSIAVEVTPSAMTLKPGASRKFSISLTVRSVTGTYSFGEIFMKGSRGHKVKIPVVAMGYWR, from the exons ATGGTGGTCCAACTTTTGTGCTCAGTTCTTGTCTTGTTGCTCCTCCTGCCTACTGGGAAACCAGAGATTTATATTGTTACTATGGATGGGGAGCCTGTCATAAGTTATAAAGGAGGTGTCCCTGGGTTTGAGCCCATTGCTGAAGATTCTGATGAGAAGATTGATGCCACCAG TCAATTGGTCACATCCTATGCTCAGCATCTTGAAGAGAAACATGATATGCTTCTCGGTTCACTGTTTGACCATGGAGCATATAAGAAACTCTACAGCTATAAACATCTTATAAATGGTTTTGCTGTCCATATATCCCCTGAGCAG GCAGAAACCCTGAGGTGTGCCCCAGGTGTGAAGTCTGTGGAGAGAGACTGGAAGGTGAGGAgactcacaacacatactccACAGTTTTTGGGGCTTCCAACTGGTGTCTGGCCAACAGGAGGTGGATTTGACAGGGCTGGAGAGAACATTGTGATAGGATTTGTTGACTCTGGAATTTATCCTCACCATCCAAGCTTTGCAACGCACAGCACTAATCCATATGAGCCCCTTCCAAATTACAGAGGAAAATGTGAAGTTGATCCTAATACTAAGAAAGACTTTTGCAATGGAAAGATTATTGGAGCCCAACATTTTGCTGAAGCTGCTATAGCAGCTGGGGCATTCAACCCTTCTATTGATTTTGCTTCTCCCATGGATGGTGACGGACATGGAAG CCATACAGCTGCTATTGCAGCTGGAAATAATGGTGTTCCTGTGAGAATGCATGGCCATGAATTTGGGAAAGCAAGTGGGATGGCTCCTCATGCTAG GATTGCTGTGTACAAGGCACTCTACAGGCTTTTTGGAGGCTTTGTTGCGGATGTAGTAGCTGCTATTGATCAG GCTGTTCATGATGGCGTTGATATACTCAACCTCTCAGTGGGACCTAATAGCCCTCCAGCAACCACCAAGACAACATTTTTAAATCCCTTTGATGCTACCCTACTTGCAGCTGTGAAAGCTGGTGTATTTGTGGCACATGCTGCTGGGAATGGAGGTCCCTTCCCCAAAACATTGGTTTCTTATAGTCCTTGGATAACATCTGTGGCAGCTGCCGTTGATGATCGGAGATACAAGAACCATCTAACCCTGGGAAATGGAAAAATCTTAGCTGGAATTGGATTGTCAC CCTCTACACATCCAAATCAAACGTATACCTTGGTTGCTGCAAATGATGTATTACTGGATTCTTCAGTAATGAAGTACAGTCCTTCAGACTGCCAGAGGCCAGAACTTTTGAACAAAAACTTGGTTGAGGGGAATATTCTTCTTTGCGGCTATTCCTTTAATTTTGTTTCTGGTACTGCATCTGTCAAAAAGGTTTCAGAAACAGCCAAGAGTCTTGGTGCAATTGGATTTGCTCTTGCTGTGGAAAATGTTTATCCAGGAGCCAAGTTTGATCCTGTCCCTGTCGGTGTTCCTGGGATTCTCATCACAGAAGTCCCTAAATCAATG GATCTCATAGATTATTACAACATTTCTACACCAAGAGATTGGACTGGACGAGTGAAGAGCTTCAATGCTACTGGAAGCATTGGTGACGGTTTGATGCCTATACTCCATAAATCAGCACCACAGGTGGCGTTATTCTCTGCTCGAGGACCCAACATAAAAGATTTCAGTTTCCAAGATGCTGATCTTCTTAAACCAGATATCTTGGCTCCTGGTTCTCTTATTTGGGCTGCTTGGTCTCCAAATGGAACAGATGAGCCAAATTATGTTG GAGAAGGATTTGCCATGATATCTGGTACGAGCATGGCTGCACCCCATATTGCAGGGATAGCTGCGCTTGTGAAGCAGAAACATCCTCATTGGAGTCCTGCTGCCATCAAATCAGCCTTAATGACAACATCAACACAGCTGGACAGAGCAGAAAGACCTCTTCAAGCACAACAGTACTCTGAAACCGAAACCATGAAGCTGGTAACTGCTACGCCCTTTGATTATGGGAGTGGTCATGTTAATCCAAAGGCTGCTCTGGACCCCGGACTCATCTTTGATGCAG GTTACGAGGATTACCTGGGATTCTTGTGCACGACTCCTGGCATTGATTCCCATGAGATTAAGAACTACACAAACTCTCCTTGCAACTACACCATGAACCATCCATCAAATTTCAACGGTCCATCAATCACTGTATCCCATCTAGTGAAAACTCAAACATTTACTCGAACAGTCACAAATGTTGCCGAGGAAGAAACCTATGTGATCACAACAAGAATGCAACCATCTATCGCCGTTGAAGTTACCCCATCAGCAATGACACTAAAACCTGGTGCATCAAGGAAGTTCTCCATCAGTCTCACCGTGCGATCAGTGACCGGAACATATAGTTTTGGAGAGATATTCATGAAAGGCAGCCGGGGGCACAAGGTAAAGATCCCAGTGGTAGCTATGGGATACTGGCGATAG